In Salvelinus sp. IW2-2015 linkage group LG3, ASM291031v2, whole genome shotgun sequence, the DNA window ATGTCAAACCAAAGCTGAACTAATAAGTGCTCCAAATTGGATTTCACTGTAATGAAAATTGGTTTCATTACTGTGCCTTTTTTTCAAAGGCCAAGAAGCCCGTAGTCTCGCTCAGGCGGTGCAGCCAGAGGAATCTAGTTATGTTTGAAAGGTTCACAACTGTAATGACTAACATTAAGCTCTGACTGGCTCTTCACTGCAGTACATTCTTTTTCTCCCCTAGTTTGGTGATGAAGGAGGAGGCAACAGACTACTTGGAGCTGGAGACCATCAAGAACCTTGTGAGGAAATACTCCCAGTTCATCAACTTCCCCATCTACGTATGGAGTAGCAAGACTGAGACTGTAGAGGAGCCTATTGATGAGACAGAAGCAGATAAGAAGGATACAGACCACGATGAGgttgaggtggaggaggaggaggaggacaaggacAAGCCAAAGACGAAGAAGGTAAAACATTGTTTCAAAGACTAACTACTGTCTGTAGCAGCAACGGATCCCATCGAAGCAAATCTCAATGGAAGTGGATCTTTCAGTTTTAAAGACTGTCCTTTCTCCTTTCCTTTTCCCCCACCTCAGGTGGAGAAGACAGTGTGGGACTGGGAGCTGATGAATGACATCAAGCCCATCTGGCAGAGGCCTGccaaggaggtggaggaggatgagTACAAGGCCTTCTACAAGACCTTCTCCAGGGTGGGTGTCTGTCTACAGTTTATTCAGACTCACTCTCCTAGCAGACACTAATCCATTTAGTGGATACACAGTCTATATTTCCACTTAGATTTAGCAGACACCGGTTCTCAATGGGTGATCTTAGGTCAGATATGACTCATCTGACTGGACATGAACTGAAGTTGTCTTGTCAGGCAAAGCTTCAGTTGCCAGGCAACTGGTTTAATGACAGATGGAGGTTGTCTATGTAAATAACTCCCCACTCTATTCTGTTCTTGCAGGACACAGACGAGCCCATCTCCCACATCCACTTCACAGCAGAGGGGGAGGTCACCTTCAAGTCCATCCTCTTTGTGCCTGCTGCAGCTCCCCGGGGACTCTTCGACGAGTACGGTTCTAAGAAGAACGACTTCATTAAGGTACCACAGCAATGATTGGTTACAAAGCAACTATGGATTGGCATACACGCGGTTCTCAGTGCAGTATTGATGTGTCGTAGTAGTTTTCTCAGTCAGTAACAATCTTCCATCTCTCTCAGCTCTTCGTGCGTAGAGTTTACATCACTGATGACTTCCATGACATGATGCCTAagtacttgaactttgtgaaagGAATGGTAAGTATTATTCCTTAGGGTTAAGTCTGGATACCAGTATGTTTAGccatcattccactccttgccactcctgtcatGCTAAAGATTGGCATATGACTGGGGGTACAAGGAGTAAAATGTTAGCTAatcagactggtacccaggctatttAAGTGCACCCACTGAGGATTGATTGAATGTTAAAGCTGCAATTTgtacaaattcacatagaaaagtgagttatagatctataattctcattgaaagcaagtctaagaagcggtatatctggtttgtgtgctatttctatgcttctcgtTAAGTCTTTCAGTTTTgtataccagcttcaaacagctgaaaatactatatttttggttatggaaaatatatttctcagTAGTTTACATGGTACAGTAATTCTCGACACgatattagaattttagcaaccggGAAATGGCAAAGCGATTTTTGCATATTGCATCTTTAAATTTCTTGTCTGTTCCATCAGGTTGACTCTGATGACCTTCCTCTGAACGTCTCAAGAGAAACTCTCCAGCAACACAAACTTCTCAAGGTGAGGCTTGCTTTCAATTCACTCTAACAAGGAAACCTACCTGGGTCAACACTCTTCACTAAACCACTCTGCTAACAGCATACTTAAACATACCTCTTCTTCGGCCAGGTCATTCGCAAGAAGCTGGTGCGCAAGACCCTGGACATGATCAAGAAGATCGCAGAGGAACAGTACAACGAGAAGTTCTGGAAGGAGTTTGGCACCAACATCAAGCTGGGTGTGATCGAGGACCACTCCAACCGGACCCGTCTGGCCAAGCTGCTGCGTTTCCAGACCTCCAACAGCGACACGGTGCTGGCCAGCCTGGAACAGTACGTAGAGAGGATGAAAGAGAAACAGGACAAGATCTACTTCATGGCTGGGACCAGCAGAAAAGAGGTGAGGGTCTGGATGAGAGCACTGTTTTGTGATCGAAAATGGTGACCTTTGAGTAGAATATGTATGTTTGTAGAGCATAAAAGCGGagttagtttttatttttaatttaaccttttattttactaggcaagtccgttaagaacaagttcttatttccCCTACcggggaactgccttgttcaggggcagaacgacagatttttttccttgtcagctcggggattcgatccagcaacctttctgttactggcccaacgctctaaccactaggctatatgCCGCCCCAAAAGTTATAAACCTTGTAATGAAGAGTCAGGATCTGTAAAATATTATAGTAGCCTCCTTCCTACATCAAATGTTTGCTGTATCGTTCCCTGAGCTTAATTTCCCCTCCATCTTTTCCGTCAGGCCGAGTCGTCTCCCTTCGTGGAGAAGCTGTTGAAAAGGGGTTATGAGGTCATCTACCTGACAGAGCCTGTGGATGAGTACTGTATCCAGGCCCTACCGGAGTTTGACGGCAAGCGCTTCCAGAACGTGGCCAAGGAGGGCGTCAAGTTTGACGAGAGCGACAAGAccaaggagaagagggagggcctGGAGAAGGAGTACGAACCTCTCACCACCTGGATGAAGGACAGCGCCCTGAAGGACAAGGTTAGGGGTCTTCTCAATAGGCTCAATGGGAATGTGCATTGTTATTGAATAGACACTAGTCAGATGGCATCTcctctgtttgaaaatgtttgctCAGGTGTTGAAAAAGCTTTGAAAAGCTGAATCTTTGATCTGTCTGCAGATCGAGAAAGCTGTGCTGTCCCAGAGGCTGACCAACTCTCCCTGTGCCCTGGTAGCCAGCCAGTACGGCTGGTCCGGTAACATGGAGAGGATCATGAAGGCACAGGCCTACCAGACAGGAAAAGACATATCCACAAAGTAAGCAATGTGAAACCATTTTGacctaatgtacagtatatgttctgTGGGATAAGACATCACTCACAAGAACTCGTAGTGGCTCAAGTCCTAGAGGGTGTTGACATAGTTTCTGCTTATTACCATGTTTTGACACCTTTTATTTCTGTTGTCCAGTTATTATGCAAACCAGAAGAAAACACTAGAGATCAACCCCAATCACCCTTTGATCAAAGAAATGTTGAAGAGAATAAACGTGAGTACCATTTAGAATTCAACACAAATGACTTTACCGGACATACGCCCTTACATTTCAAATTGACCCAAATGAATCATAGGTTCCTAACCGTATTAAATTCTCCTTCCTGACCTCAGGATAATGCAGAGGACCAGACTGCCTCAGACCTGGCTGTAGTGCTGTTTGAGACAGCCACACTACGGTCAGGCTACCAGCTGGCTGACACCAAAGCCTATGGAGACAGGATAGAACGCATGCTCCGACTCAGCATGAACGTGGACCTCAATGAAGAGGTACGCTCAATATAACTAATATTACCCACGTGCAAAAACGATCTGAATACTTACTGCTACTTTACCTatataataaacactgacaatgCAAAGTGTGTTATAATGCAGTACATCATGGCTGGATTCTGTATACAAGAATTTGCTAGTAAACATAGCAGAGCAGATTTTGGGGTGAGGGGAATTGGCACAAAGAGATGCTAAGGTATATCTGCGTCTTTCTTTTTCCGGTATATCTTTGCTTATCTTAACTTCCTTACCTGTCACAGCCAGAGGAGGAGCCAGAGGAGGAGCCAGAGGAGGAGGTTAAagcagatgaggaggaagatgaagattcGGTAAGATGGGAGGGGAGTCTAGCACAGAACTGGGGAAAAAAGTGTTAGTAATGTTAGTAAGACGATGGATAGTGATGGTCCTTTTTGCTTCATGTACGGATGTGTTTTTCACTTTGCTCTTTCCAGGGAGCCACAGGAAGGGATGAGCTGTGAGACGGACTGGGCAAGGGGGGTTGGAGGGAAGGGTGAGGGAGTGAACTGGGGGGCAGAGCTTTGACTGGAACTAGGTCCATCTTCTCTGCTGAAAAGGAGCGGGTGGGTGTTTGGATTTTAGGAGCTTctgtttatggttttgtttattttctacattCCTACATGACTGTAAATTTGTTAATATTTAACCGAGCCGGTTATGAAGTGCTGACTTCCTGTCATGAGAACTATTAAATGTTTCCGGAAAGGTAATCTCTCACCTGTGGTGTCTTCTTTTTACCTGtcatttctgttatttattagCCAGTAGTCAGCCAATTCAGACTTTCCACAGTCAAATCTCCAGCTTTTTATTCAGGAAAAAGCTTTAAAGAGAGCACATTGTTAAGTTTCAAAACAATCAATACAATTATGCTCACTCATCTCACAACAACCACATACATTTTTGATACAGCTTGTTTCTGTACATTCTGTACACGTTTTGATAGGCACCTTCAAAGAAATACCATCTCAAAAGATGTTAACAGCAATAGGACTTCACAATATTTACTGTTCACAGCCTCCATTCACAGTCTGAAATGCCAGACATCCCCCTACACAAACATTTGTTAAACATCCCTCAGATTTTGCCCTCGGGCCGTACCAACGAGAATTTCCCGGTGGGATCTGGGATGAACCACTTCTCCCACAGGTCCAGGTGGACACAGGGGTAGTCCCAGGGCTTGAAGCGGCCGTTCCAGTGCAGCAGGTGTGCACCCTGTAGGAAGGTCTCAGAGTAGCGGGCGTCTGGGCTCCAGCCTATAGGAAAAGAGAACAGAATACACAGTAAATCAGCCTCTAGGAGTGGCTCTATCCTACATTATGACACCTAGGCCTGTGTACCAGAGCCATAAATCTCGATACATGGTTATGCTGTGCTATGTAGGAGGTGTGGTGATGTCATCAAGGTGAGGCGATCTCACCCAGGTGTCGGACGTGCCACAGAGGATCGATGATTGTGTATTTGTCATGGAACACGATCAGCATAGGAGGAGTCGCCACACCCCCTGCCATGGCACTGCTGTATATGTTTTTCCTAGTGGATGAGAGCATCACAAAgtagaacatttttatttaatttctctAATCATGATATTCAAATGAAATAGAAGTAATAGTACGTTTTCATGGGAATATCTATTATTATAATAGACAGCAGGGTTAATTTCTTATGGGTTCAGGTCAGTTTAGGGGTTATGTGGAAAGATCTGATCACAGGTCAAACATACTTCTCTACTTACTTTAAGTTCTCCTGCATCCAGTTCTCCAGCTGTTTGGTGATCTTCTGTTTCTTCCACTCTCCAATGTCGGCCACAAACACCCCAGGGTTGAATGAGCAGTCGCTGGGGTTGATCCCCAGGtctctcacttcctgtttcctgtagtccaggaAGCCCATGTACGTTGTCTGGGAGACAGGGTCAATAGGGAAGGAATTTGATTTGGATTCAGAATCGGAAACAAACGGATAGTTTAGAGAGATCTATGAGACCGCTTGTCAAGTTATTTAAGAAGAGAATGAGAGTATCGTCTTGGCTAGGTATAGGATAaacttaagaaaaatatattgtCCTTTACCGGGATTGATTGTAACAGAGGTGCCTCTGCTCTTATTTTGGCAAACAATACCCTCTCGTGGCAAAAATGACACTGACCTGCATGCCCACGCTGCGCACCATCTCGTGGGTGGAGGGCAGGTCACAGTCTGTGGCGAAGGCAGCAGCATGGCCTTTCTCCAACTTGGTATGGTACAGGTCCTTGATGTCACCTGTCATTAGTGAATGTAAATACTGAAAATACAGGCACCCATTTTATCTCAACTACAGCTCAAAACTGGACTGAATGGCAAAAGACACATTTCTGTACCTTGCACAATGACATCGTCGTCTAAGTAGATCACCCTCTTGTGGCTGATATCAAGGAGCGGCAAGT includes these proteins:
- the LOC111949581 gene encoding endoplasmin, translated to MNRMWTIGLFCALLAFSSVRAEDEVDIDGTVEKDLGKSRDGSRTDDEVVQREEEAIQLDGLNAAQIKEIREKSEKHVFKAEVNRMMKLIINSLYKNKEIFLRELISNASDALDKIRLLSLTNDEALTGNEELTVKIKADKEKNMLHITDTGIGMTKEDLVRNLGTIAKSGTSEFLNKMTEMQTEGQSTSELIGQFGVGFYSAFLVADKVIVTTKHNNGTQHIWESDSNEFSVIEDPRGDTLGRGTTITLVMKEEATDYLELETIKNLVRKYSQFINFPIYVWSSKTETVEEPIDETEADKKDTDHDEVEVEEEEEDKDKPKTKKVEKTVWDWELMNDIKPIWQRPAKEVEEDEYKAFYKTFSRDTDEPISHIHFTAEGEVTFKSILFVPAAAPRGLFDEYGSKKNDFIKLFVRRVYITDDFHDMMPKYLNFVKGMVDSDDLPLNVSRETLQQHKLLKVIRKKLVRKTLDMIKKIAEEQYNEKFWKEFGTNIKLGVIEDHSNRTRLAKLLRFQTSNSDTVLASLEQYVERMKEKQDKIYFMAGTSRKEAESSPFVEKLLKRGYEVIYLTEPVDEYCIQALPEFDGKRFQNVAKEGVKFDESDKTKEKREGLEKEYEPLTTWMKDSALKDKIEKAVLSQRLTNSPCALVASQYGWSGNMERIMKAQAYQTGKDISTNYYANQKKTLEINPNHPLIKEMLKRINDNAEDQTASDLAVVLFETATLRSGYQLADTKAYGDRIERMLRLSMNVDLNEEPEEEPEEEPEEEVKADEEEDEDSGATGRDEL
- the glt8d2 gene encoding glycosyltransferase 8 domain-containing protein 2 isoform X2, whose amino-acid sequence is MALLRKKTRKDPEHAPKVPVEKAAEGEDDIPVVICAAEERMGGAMATINSIYSNTDASVFFYIVTLRDAIKLTRQYIEKTKLKGIKYKILEFNPMVLKGKVKPDSSRPDLLHPLNFVRFYLPLLDISHKRVIYLDDDVIVQGDIKDLYHTKLEKGHAAAFATDCDLPSTHEMVRSVGMQTTYMGFLDYRKQEVRDLGINPSDCSFNPGVFVADIGEWKKQKITKQLENWMQENLKKNIYSSAMAGGVATPPMLIVFHDKYTIIDPLWHVRHLGWSPDARYSETFLQGAHLLHWNGRFKPWDYPCVHLDLWEKWFIPDPTGKFSLVRPEGKI
- the glt8d2 gene encoding glycosyltransferase 8 domain-containing protein 2 isoform X1 → MALLRKINHILLMMLVLIVCLLLHSKLFSGPSRPKLKHTETRKDPEHAPKVPVEKAAEGEDDIPVVICAAEERMGGAMATINSIYSNTDASVFFYIVTLRDAIKLTRQYIEKTKLKGIKYKILEFNPMVLKGKVKPDSSRPDLLHPLNFVRFYLPLLDISHKRVIYLDDDVIVQGDIKDLYHTKLEKGHAAAFATDCDLPSTHEMVRSVGMQTTYMGFLDYRKQEVRDLGINPSDCSFNPGVFVADIGEWKKQKITKQLENWMQENLKKNIYSSAMAGGVATPPMLIVFHDKYTIIDPLWHVRHLGWSPDARYSETFLQGAHLLHWNGRFKPWDYPCVHLDLWEKWFIPDPTGKFSLVRPEGKI